A genomic window from Candidatus Methylacidiphilum fumarolicum includes:
- a CDS encoding aspartate-semialdehyde dehydrogenase: protein MGLKIGIVGATGAVGVEAIKLLEESNLPISELRLFASSRSVGKTIGFLGEELQIAELSSHAFKGLDFVIFSAGSSVSQQFASNAKESGAIVIDNSSFFRLQPDVPLVVPEVNKEDLKSHKGIIANPNCTAAILSVALWPIHKVATIERVIVSTYQAVSGAGAKAILELETQLRHFVYGKPIVPEVFPEQIAFNVFSHNSPVAENGFNGEENKVMQEIRKIFHYPTLNICATCIRVPVFRAHSESVVIETAKKLDAQQTRNILSRAPGVLVVDDPQNGYFPTPIKASGKKDVLVGRIREDLSHPRGIAFFLSGDQLLKGAAWNAVQILQALL from the coding sequence ATGGGATTAAAAATTGGAATAGTTGGAGCGACAGGGGCTGTTGGAGTAGAAGCGATAAAGCTTTTGGAAGAGAGCAACCTGCCAATATCTGAGCTTCGCCTGTTCGCATCGTCCAGATCAGTCGGTAAAACAATTGGGTTTTTGGGAGAAGAGCTTCAAATTGCAGAACTATCTTCTCATGCTTTCAAAGGTCTTGATTTTGTTATTTTTAGTGCGGGCAGTTCAGTTTCACAACAATTTGCTTCAAATGCCAAAGAAAGCGGGGCGATTGTTATCGATAATTCCTCTTTTTTTAGACTCCAACCCGATGTTCCCTTGGTTGTTCCGGAAGTTAATAAAGAAGACCTAAAAAGTCATAAAGGAATTATTGCCAATCCTAATTGTACGGCGGCCATACTCTCTGTTGCTTTGTGGCCAATTCATAAGGTGGCGACGATTGAGCGAGTGATTGTCTCCACTTACCAAGCGGTCAGCGGAGCGGGTGCCAAAGCTATTTTGGAGTTGGAAACTCAGCTACGTCATTTTGTCTATGGAAAGCCTATTGTTCCTGAAGTTTTTCCAGAGCAAATCGCTTTTAATGTTTTTTCTCATAACAGCCCGGTTGCCGAAAACGGGTTTAATGGAGAAGAAAATAAGGTTATGCAGGAAATTCGGAAAATTTTCCATTATCCAACTCTTAACATCTGTGCTACTTGCATCCGAGTTCCTGTTTTTAGAGCGCATTCTGAGTCAGTGGTAATTGAAACTGCTAAGAAACTCGATGCTCAGCAAACAAGAAATATTCTTTCTAGGGCTCCTGGAGTTTTAGTCGTCGATGATCCTCAGAATGGATATTTTCCTACGCCAATTAAAGCTTCTGGAAAAAAAGACGTGTTAGTGGGAAGAATTAGAGAAGACCTGTCTCATCCCCGTGGGATTGCCTTCTTCTTAAGTGGAGACCAACTGCTGAAAGGAGCAGCTTGGAATGCCGTTCAAATTCTTCAGGCTCTTCTTTAG
- a CDS encoding bactofilin family protein, whose product MNFTQLDKDESKKPMDESSKVTILDQHSEFQGSVGFSGELQLNGKLEGDIHSEDGVLLIGSTAIVKAEIKAKTIIVRGQVEGNLFAKERLELLNTSKVFGDIKTASLLIEPGAIFVGKSESLLMDRIEKPNFSSFFKILSASKNEPTAKKASVVQQETSSQKPSPVTKPSEQKPSVQSESRPLPGK is encoded by the coding sequence GTGAATTTTACTCAGTTAGATAAAGACGAATCCAAAAAACCAATGGATGAATCCTCAAAAGTAACTATTCTGGATCAACACAGTGAATTTCAGGGATCCGTAGGCTTTAGCGGTGAATTACAACTTAATGGCAAACTCGAAGGAGATATCCACTCAGAGGATGGAGTCTTGCTTATAGGTTCTACTGCAATTGTAAAAGCTGAAATAAAAGCAAAAACAATTATTGTCAGAGGACAAGTAGAAGGAAACCTTTTTGCAAAAGAAAGGCTAGAACTACTCAATACTTCCAAAGTATTTGGCGATATTAAAACCGCCTCTCTATTGATTGAGCCAGGAGCAATCTTTGTGGGCAAGTCAGAAAGCCTTCTGATGGATCGTATTGAGAAACCGAATTTTTCTTCATTCTTTAAGATTCTATCGGCTTCAAAAAATGAACCTACGGCCAAAAAGGCTTCGGTGGTTCAACAAGAAACCTCCTCTCAGAAACCTTCTCCAGTAACTAAGCCGTCCGAACAGAAGCCATCGGTCCAATCAGAAAGTAGACCGCTCCCTGGAAAATAG
- a CDS encoding YdbL family protein codes for MRVKKQFLSNINCLFFLKTLIKKERLFFLFFWLFGCTPTVKVTTPEPVKINVNMGVVITEKESPTRIRLDPMIADRRRLRSGEVQSLKNARVIGENREGYLEIINPPKEENYRNWAKKVVAEENEDRTQLYLTQAKIQAKPLEEIEKEYAKKWQEMSFPGEYIQQDNGKWIQK; via the coding sequence ATGCGAGTGAAAAAACAATTTCTTTCGAACATTAATTGCTTATTTTTTTTAAAAACCTTAATAAAAAAGGAAAGGTTATTCTTTCTCTTTTTTTGGCTATTCGGCTGCACACCAACTGTCAAGGTAACCACTCCAGAACCTGTCAAGATTAATGTGAATATGGGTGTTGTCATTACTGAGAAAGAATCTCCTACTCGGATCCGACTTGATCCCATGATTGCCGATCGTAGAAGACTACGTTCTGGAGAGGTGCAAAGTCTAAAAAATGCCCGTGTCATCGGAGAAAACCGAGAGGGTTACTTGGAAATAATCAATCCTCCCAAAGAGGAAAACTACAGAAATTGGGCTAAAAAAGTAGTGGCTGAAGAAAATGAGGACAGAACACAACTCTACTTAACACAAGCTAAGATTCAGGCCAAACCATTAGAAGAAATTGAAAAAGAATATGCCAAAAAATGGCAAGAAATGAGTTTCCCTGGAGAGTATATTCAACAAGACAATGGAAAATGGATTCAGAAATGA
- a CDS encoding DUF3347 domain-containing protein: MKKFITLSLFLSILCFGITYRLFAQGVPPALDSALQEYFKIGKSLSDDSLKGVPEAAKSLKNIVQNNTPSLFPEGLLGKVDTLIGAKDLDSARLAFKDISDVLIGVLRSKQIKTGKYFVLTCPMAQASWIQPDKEVKNPYYGSAMLLCGDVTEEF, translated from the coding sequence ATGAAAAAATTCATTACGCTTTCTCTTTTTCTATCTATCCTGTGTTTTGGAATTACTTATCGGTTATTTGCTCAAGGGGTTCCACCTGCTTTAGATTCAGCTTTACAGGAATATTTCAAAATAGGGAAATCACTTTCCGACGATTCTTTGAAAGGAGTACCAGAAGCCGCAAAATCTCTGAAGAACATCGTTCAGAATAATACTCCTTCCCTTTTTCCTGAAGGACTTTTAGGTAAAGTGGATACTCTAATTGGAGCCAAAGATCTTGATTCGGCAAGACTGGCATTTAAAGATATTAGTGATGTGTTAATTGGTGTATTAAGATCAAAACAAATCAAAACTGGCAAATATTTTGTGCTTACCTGTCCAATGGCTCAAGCTAGTTGGATTCAACCGGATAAAGAGGTCAAGAACCCCTACTATGGTTCAGCGATGCTTCTTTGTGGGGATGTGACAGAGGAATTTTAG